From Pseudobdellovibrio exovorus JSS, a single genomic window includes:
- a CDS encoding isopenicillin N synthase family dioxygenase, whose protein sequence is MQTTTQTSSTLRKVPTLSLGSYLHGSQDDKVKFIEQLFHGIKDYGFIILKDHDVSAELLTQAYQVLEQFYKLPDATKRSYISELGGGQRGYTAFGKEHAKGSPVMDLKEFWHVGREVEDGHAFAKYYPKNIWPDDSLPEFRPIFEKLYSQLELAGIQMMEALSYPLQVEKDFFTKMVVEGNSILRLLHYPPIPEGVDPRCVRAAAHEDINFITILPAATTSGLQLKDRDGSWLDIESDYGTLIVDAGDMLSRITNEVIPSTTHRVINPQDGTNTSRYSMPFFMHPHPESLLSCLPSCRGEGAKYADITAHEFLMQRLREIGLIK, encoded by the coding sequence ATGCAAACGACAACTCAAACTTCTTCAACGTTAAGAAAAGTTCCAACACTGAGTTTAGGTTCTTATTTACACGGGTCACAAGATGATAAAGTTAAGTTCATTGAACAGCTTTTCCACGGAATCAAAGACTATGGTTTCATTATCTTAAAAGATCACGATGTTTCAGCAGAGCTTTTGACTCAAGCCTATCAGGTATTAGAACAATTTTATAAACTTCCGGATGCGACTAAGCGTTCTTATATTTCTGAGTTGGGCGGCGGTCAGCGCGGTTATACAGCTTTCGGTAAAGAGCATGCTAAGGGTTCTCCGGTAATGGACTTGAAAGAGTTCTGGCATGTGGGCCGCGAAGTTGAAGATGGTCATGCGTTTGCGAAGTACTATCCTAAAAATATCTGGCCAGATGACTCTTTACCTGAGTTCCGCCCTATTTTTGAAAAGTTATACTCTCAGTTAGAGCTTGCCGGCATTCAGATGATGGAAGCTTTGTCATACCCACTACAAGTTGAAAAAGATTTCTTCACTAAAATGGTGGTAGAAGGAAATTCAATTTTGCGTCTATTGCACTACCCACCGATTCCAGAAGGTGTTGACCCACGTTGTGTGCGTGCGGCGGCCCATGAAGACATCAACTTCATCACGATTTTACCTGCGGCGACAACTTCTGGATTGCAATTAAAAGATCGCGATGGTTCATGGTTAGATATCGAAAGCGACTACGGAACATTGATCGTAGATGCGGGCGATATGTTATCACGTATTACAAATGAAGTGATTCCTTCCACTACACATCGTGTGATCAATCCACAGGATGGAACGAATACGTCTCGTTACTCAATGCCATTCTTCATGCATCCACATCCAGAATCTTTATTAAGCTGCTTACCATCTTGCCGCGGTGAAGGTGCTAAATACGCTGATATCACAGCGCATGAGTTCTTAATGCAAAGATTGCGTGAGATCGGTCTGATTAAATAG
- a CDS encoding endonuclease/exonuclease/phosphatase family protein, which yields MKNTVLKSSLVVLLSFTALVAQANTSVLCNSSHNQHSFANQIQSREHSQELSVITWNAHKLADNQFLPDLATLSTDSDIILIQEAMHSNDLQNYFASQFDLSFSFHKSFCNKENQATGVMTASRYLLQSNLTLVSTDTEPFTFTPKVSGYSAVQIPEIGVVHIINTHGLNFNTGSKFKRQMTEISKFIAQLEGPVIWAGDFNTWNSDRQAHLDKNAAALGLHHLKPTNEKRNLKLDHIYVRGLELQSVELLRHIKSSDHLPLKAVFKKAPSNLFESEQLAEQFPEETIEDAIDTTDMNRLSDLHPDSDN from the coding sequence ATGAAAAACACAGTATTAAAATCGAGTTTAGTCGTCTTGTTGAGTTTCACTGCTTTAGTTGCTCAGGCCAATACCTCAGTCCTTTGCAATAGCTCTCACAATCAGCATTCCTTTGCGAATCAGATTCAGAGCCGCGAGCACAGCCAAGAGCTTTCGGTTATCACTTGGAATGCACATAAACTTGCAGATAACCAATTTCTACCTGACCTGGCAACACTCAGCACGGACTCAGATATCATTTTGATACAAGAAGCCATGCACTCGAACGATTTACAAAATTACTTCGCATCACAATTCGATCTTTCTTTTAGCTTTCACAAAAGCTTCTGTAATAAAGAAAATCAAGCGACAGGCGTGATGACGGCCTCTCGCTATCTGTTACAGAGCAATCTGACTCTGGTCTCTACAGATACTGAGCCCTTCACTTTTACACCTAAGGTGTCAGGTTATTCGGCTGTTCAGATACCCGAAATTGGCGTGGTTCATATCATCAATACCCATGGACTTAACTTCAATACAGGCTCTAAGTTTAAACGTCAGATGACCGAAATCTCTAAATTCATTGCACAACTAGAAGGGCCTGTTATCTGGGCTGGTGACTTTAATACATGGAATTCAGATCGTCAGGCGCACCTTGATAAGAATGCGGCCGCTTTGGGACTGCACCACTTGAAGCCGACAAATGAAAAAAGAAATTTAAAATTAGATCATATCTACGTTAGAGGACTAGAATTGCAATCCGTTGAGCTTTTACGTCACATTAAGAGTTCAGATCACTTGCCTTTGAAGGCTGTTTTCAAGAAAGCCCCATCCAATCTTTTTGAATCAGAGCAGCTGGCAGAACAATTTCCAGAAGAAACTATCGAAGACGCTATAGACACTACGGACATGAACAGGCTGAGCGATCTTCATCCAGATTCTGACAATTAA
- a CDS encoding valine--tRNA ligase — MKTLADRYSPQEVESNIYKWWEDAGYFKSQDQSTKPPFSIILPPPNVTGFLHLGHALDHTIQDLLIRWKRMSGFNTMWLPGTDHAGIATQTVVEKELKKKNITRHDLGREKFVDEIWKWKNEYGDRIYNQMRRLGDSCDWERATFTLDDGVSNAVKKVFVTLYEKQAIYKGQKLVNWSGPLETAISDLEVEHQQVKGAMYHINYPIDGSDQFLTIATTRPETMLGDTAVCVHPDDERYQALIGKTVTIPLINRKIKIIADTYVDREFGSGVVKITPAHDFNDYKIGKTHKLEFINILNKKCELNEHAGPYQGLKVADARKKVVEDLKALGLLVKEEPHVHSVGHCSRSGAVVEPFLSEQWFMKMDQLSIPAKRVVESGTLRFEPESWTKVYLHWMNIIEDWCISRQLWWGHRIPAWLCGDCEKYTVSETTPSACQHCSSHNIKQEEDVLDTWFSSALWAFSTMGWPAENTKSIETQKTFYPTNYLVTGHDIIFFWVARMIMMGLEFKKDVPFRTVYIHGLVRDSQGRKMSKSLGNSVDPIDMIEKYGADALRFSFLAHLFSGKDFKFSEQRVEGYRNFMNKVWNASRFVLSNLADFKAPAEGIKAMPAKAQLSVFDQWIITKLAETERIVQEALETEKFSDAANELYQFIWNQFCDWYIEFTKPIMTSASAEEKHTTQLVMAHVLNRIVRLLHPFCPFITEEIYGKLPLKSEACIIDSYPTVDNDKEFLAFASTEAELEIDIVKEVITAIRNIRGENRISPAVKLNVRLGVLDAETQKILSHNRAAIMTLARLENAAIGEDGDLMKCAVAPVAVKDARVNVIIPLEGLVDFNEEIKRIQKTIEKLEKDVTLLTNKLSNERFVQNADPDVVAADKVLLQQSREQVVSLKEALTRFQ, encoded by the coding sequence ATGAAAACACTAGCTGATCGTTACAGTCCTCAAGAGGTTGAATCTAACATTTACAAATGGTGGGAAGACGCAGGATATTTCAAATCCCAAGATCAATCCACTAAGCCTCCTTTTTCAATTATTTTGCCTCCGCCGAATGTCACAGGCTTCTTACACTTGGGTCATGCTTTGGATCATACTATCCAAGATTTATTAATTCGCTGGAAGCGCATGAGCGGCTTCAACACCATGTGGTTACCAGGAACAGATCACGCCGGTATTGCGACACAGACTGTGGTTGAAAAAGAGTTAAAGAAAAAAAATATCACACGCCACGATTTAGGCCGCGAAAAATTTGTCGACGAAATCTGGAAGTGGAAAAATGAATACGGCGATCGTATTTATAATCAAATGCGCCGCCTAGGTGATTCATGTGACTGGGAACGTGCGACCTTTACATTGGATGATGGTGTTTCCAATGCCGTGAAAAAAGTTTTCGTAACTCTTTACGAAAAACAGGCTATCTATAAAGGCCAAAAGCTTGTGAACTGGAGTGGCCCATTAGAAACTGCTATTTCGGATCTAGAGGTAGAACATCAACAAGTTAAAGGTGCCATGTATCACATCAATTACCCAATTGATGGTTCAGATCAGTTTTTGACGATTGCCACAACACGCCCTGAAACCATGTTGGGTGATACGGCAGTTTGTGTTCATCCAGATGACGAACGCTATCAGGCTTTAATCGGCAAAACAGTTACTATTCCGTTGATCAATCGTAAAATTAAAATCATCGCAGACACTTATGTCGATCGCGAATTCGGCTCAGGAGTTGTGAAGATCACTCCTGCTCACGATTTCAATGACTACAAAATTGGTAAAACTCATAAACTAGAGTTCATCAATATTCTGAATAAGAAATGTGAGTTAAACGAACATGCAGGTCCTTACCAAGGACTTAAAGTAGCAGACGCTCGTAAAAAGGTAGTCGAAGACTTAAAAGCATTGGGATTACTTGTTAAAGAAGAACCACATGTTCACTCGGTAGGTCACTGTTCTCGTTCAGGTGCGGTGGTTGAGCCGTTCCTATCTGAACAATGGTTTATGAAAATGGATCAACTGTCGATCCCAGCAAAACGCGTGGTGGAATCAGGTACATTAAGATTCGAACCTGAGTCGTGGACAAAAGTTTACCTTCACTGGATGAACATCATCGAAGACTGGTGTATTTCCCGCCAATTATGGTGGGGACATCGTATTCCCGCATGGCTTTGTGGTGACTGTGAAAAATACACTGTAAGCGAAACAACTCCTTCTGCCTGCCAACACTGCTCTAGCCATAATATCAAACAGGAAGAAGATGTTTTAGATACATGGTTCAGTTCGGCTCTTTGGGCTTTTTCTACAATGGGATGGCCAGCAGAAAATACCAAGTCTATCGAAACTCAAAAAACTTTCTACCCAACAAATTACTTGGTTACTGGGCATGACATTATTTTCTTCTGGGTAGCCCGTATGATCATGATGGGCTTAGAGTTTAAGAAAGATGTCCCATTCAGAACAGTTTACATCCATGGACTTGTACGTGATAGCCAAGGTCGTAAGATGTCGAAGTCACTCGGCAACTCTGTTGATCCAATTGATATGATTGAAAAGTACGGCGCAGATGCTTTACGTTTCAGTTTCTTGGCCCATCTGTTTTCAGGAAAAGACTTTAAGTTCAGTGAACAGCGTGTAGAAGGCTATCGTAACTTTATGAATAAGGTGTGGAATGCATCCCGCTTTGTTCTGTCGAACTTAGCTGACTTCAAAGCTCCGGCAGAGGGAATTAAAGCCATGCCAGCGAAAGCTCAGCTTTCTGTTTTCGATCAGTGGATTATCACCAAGCTAGCTGAAACAGAGCGTATTGTTCAAGAGGCTCTAGAAACAGAAAAGTTTTCAGATGCAGCTAACGAGCTTTACCAATTTATCTGGAATCAATTCTGTGACTGGTATATCGAGTTCACAAAACCAATTATGACTTCGGCATCGGCAGAAGAAAAACACACCACTCAATTGGTGATGGCTCACGTTCTGAATCGTATCGTACGCCTACTTCATCCGTTCTGCCCGTTCATTACTGAAGAAATTTATGGTAAACTTCCATTGAAGTCTGAAGCTTGTATTATTGACAGCTATCCAACTGTTGATAACGACAAAGAGTTCTTGGCTTTTGCCAGCACGGAAGCAGAACTAGAAATTGATATCGTAAAAGAAGTCATCACAGCAATTCGTAATATTCGTGGTGAAAATCGTATCAGCCCTGCCGTCAAATTGAATGTGCGATTAGGCGTTCTAGATGCAGAGACTCAAAAGATTTTAAGTCATAATCGCGCTGCTATCATGACTTTGGCTCGTTTAGAAAATGCCGCCATCGGTGAAGATGGCGATCTGATGAAGTGTGCCGTGGCTCCTGTGGCAGTAAAAGATGCGCGCGTTAATGTGATCATCCCGTTGGAAGGCTTGGTTGATTTCAATGAAGAGATCAAACGCATTCAGAAGACGATTGAAAAGTTAGAAAAAGATGTGACGCTGTTAACGAACAAGTTATCAAACGAACGTTTTGTTCAAAATGCTGATCCAGACGTCGTTGCTGCGGATAAAGTTCTTCTGCAACAGTCCCGTGAACAAGTGGTTTCTCTTAAAGAAGCTCTGACACGTTTTCAGTAG
- a CDS encoding rhodanese-like domain-containing protein has product MLNKIGFFQLDNLINNRVPFLFFNMSGNTLSTWYTSLNKMHIDTYEILAEPQQVLAELESRQAPQDYAIVLLCQNGDQSMKTYADLTKKAYTNVYVVDGGYQQMMTDKDQI; this is encoded by the coding sequence ATGCTTAACAAAATTGGATTCTTTCAGCTGGATAACTTAATCAATAATCGTGTCCCATTTTTGTTCTTCAATATGAGCGGAAATACCTTGAGCACATGGTATACAAGTTTGAATAAGATGCACATCGACACCTACGAAATCTTGGCTGAACCTCAACAGGTTTTAGCTGAGCTCGAGTCGCGCCAAGCCCCCCAAGACTATGCTATCGTATTGCTTTGCCAGAATGGCGATCAGTCTATGAAAACCTATGCTGACCTGACAAAAAAAGCTTATACAAACGTCTATGTTGTCGATGGCGGCTACCAGCAAATGATGACCGATAAAGACCAAATCTGA
- a CDS encoding MFS transporter, whose product MSTIADNKRPLAIIFLTVFIYLLGFGIVIPIMPILSTQMGATALQTGLLLSAYSLMQFIFSPFWGRLSDKYGRRPILLICLGGEVFAYLLFAQARTLEMLFVARLLSGFFGASISTASAYISDITPPQERSRGMALIGAAFGLGFLFGPAIGGLLTVWAEHISTDAFFRTSFSSYWVSGLCLITFLFALKFLKETRDLSKVKQETRNRFQLIAKFFKVPTIGPLILVFFLASLAMSTMEATLVLYMKDKFNWGLKEVSFGFAYIGVMLIVTQGFLVRRLIPKIGEKQVLRLGLISMTLGLGGIAFANSIFAMAITQTLLALGLGLVNPSTLGAISLLADKDEQGTVLGTTQGMSSLGRIIGPAIGGALFGAWSIESPFLLSGSMTLVALFIVFLIFHSIPNAGQKTKTSSTDEAQHA is encoded by the coding sequence ATGTCGACTATTGCGGATAACAAAAGACCTCTTGCGATTATTTTTCTGACTGTCTTTATCTATCTTTTAGGTTTCGGCATCGTGATCCCCATCATGCCCATTCTCAGCACCCAAATGGGAGCTACCGCCTTACAAACAGGGCTTTTACTTTCTGCCTATTCACTGATGCAATTTATTTTCTCTCCGTTTTGGGGACGACTCAGCGACAAGTATGGTCGCCGCCCTATTTTATTAATTTGCTTAGGTGGCGAAGTCTTTGCCTATTTGCTTTTCGCACAGGCACGCACTTTAGAAATGCTTTTTGTAGCACGCCTACTTTCAGGCTTTTTCGGAGCTTCGATTTCAACAGCTTCTGCTTATATTTCTGATATTACGCCTCCACAAGAGCGTTCCCGTGGAATGGCGCTCATCGGTGCGGCCTTCGGTTTGGGTTTTCTATTCGGACCCGCTATCGGTGGATTACTCACGGTATGGGCTGAACACATTTCAACGGATGCTTTCTTCCGCACCAGCTTCAGCTCTTACTGGGTGTCAGGCCTTTGTCTGATCACGTTCCTGTTTGCGCTGAAGTTCTTAAAGGAAACTCGCGATCTTTCAAAAGTAAAACAAGAAACACGTAATCGCTTTCAGTTGATCGCTAAGTTCTTCAAAGTCCCGACGATCGGTCCTTTAATTTTAGTTTTCTTCTTGGCCTCTTTAGCGATGTCGACAATGGAAGCGACATTAGTGCTTTACATGAAAGACAAGTTCAACTGGGGATTGAAGGAAGTCAGTTTTGGTTTTGCCTATATCGGAGTGATGTTAATTGTAACTCAGGGATTCCTTGTCAGACGGCTGATTCCCAAAATAGGTGAAAAACAAGTGCTGCGTCTGGGATTGATTTCAATGACCTTGGGCCTAGGTGGAATTGCGTTTGCTAACTCGATTTTCGCTATGGCTATTACTCAGACTTTATTGGCCTTGGGATTAGGGTTAGTGAACCCCTCAACTCTGGGGGCTATTTCACTTCTTGCTGACAAAGACGAGCAAGGGACTGTACTCGGCACCACTCAAGGGATGTCTTCCCTTGGCCGCATTATCGGTCCCGCTATTGGTGGCGCTCTTTTCGGAGCATGGAGTATCGAGTCGCCATTTCTACTTTCGGGCTCAATGACTTTAGTCGCTCTATTTATCGTGTTTTTAATTTTCCATTCTATTCCGAATGCAGGTCAAAAAACCAAGACCTCTTCGACTGATGAGGCTCAACATGCTTAA
- a CDS encoding DUF167 domain-containing protein — MKLKVLIQPNAKKSEAIGLHDGAVKIKIKAPPVDGAANEALIAFISKTLSIPKKNVTILHGHTGRNKLLEIDYDANVDDVIRLLCQDR; from the coding sequence TTGAAACTCAAAGTTCTGATTCAACCTAATGCAAAAAAAAGCGAAGCCATCGGATTACACGATGGTGCTGTAAAGATTAAAATTAAGGCTCCCCCTGTGGATGGAGCCGCCAACGAGGCCCTAATCGCCTTTATCAGCAAAACTCTTTCCATCCCGAAAAAAAATGTCACCATCTTACACGGACATACAGGGCGCAATAAACTACTTGAAATTGACTATGATGCGAATGTGGACGACGTGATACGTCTACTTTGCCAAGACCGCTGA